A region from the Campylobacter blaseri genome encodes:
- a CDS encoding HipA domain-containing protein has translation MIDFSDCTIKYTKIYDGLNGKKLAIFYKDELYMLKFPKDNHITGGYASSTINEHISSKIFKSLGFETQDTILGYYDDKVVVACKDFEIGRNRLFNFGKIKNSVLSVSGSSFSDTDLDETLKIIDEQKLIDKDRLKEFYWDMFIADTFIANFNRHNENWGILVNEQNDTCKIAPIYDCGSSLYPKLNNQDIQKYLSHKGSFNDLILNQTTSAVTRFGKKTNPQNFLFSNLNNDILMSLKKINLNINLEKINRIIDEIEIISSDRKEFYKKVIKERKEIILDVAYEKYLSNAKNIYDDEKSLFISKEIMKKSKI, from the coding sequence ATGATAGATTTTTCAGATTGCACTATAAAATATACCAAAATTTATGATGGATTAAATGGGAAAAAACTTGCTATTTTTTACAAAGATGAACTATATATGCTTAAATTTCCAAAAGATAATCACATAACAGGTGGTTATGCAAGTAGTACTATCAACGAACATATCTCCTCTAAAATTTTTAAATCCCTGGGCTTTGAAACGCAAGATACCATACTTGGATATTATGATGATAAAGTTGTTGTAGCTTGTAAAGATTTTGAAATAGGCAGAAATAGGCTTTTTAACTTTGGTAAAATAAAAAACTCTGTTTTAAGTGTTAGTGGCAGTAGCTTTAGTGATACAGATCTTGATGAAACTTTAAAAATAATCGATGAGCAAAAATTAATTGACAAAGATAGATTAAAAGAGTTTTATTGGGATATGTTTATAGCAGATACATTTATAGCAAATTTTAATAGACATAATGAAAACTGGGGGATTTTAGTAAATGAGCAAAATGATACTTGTAAAATTGCTCCTATTTATGATTGTGGCTCAAGCTTATATCCAAAACTAAATAATCAAGATATACAAAAGTATTTATCTCATAAAGGAAGTTTTAATGATTTAATTCTAAATCAAACAACTTCTGCAGTAACAAGATTTGGAAAAAAGACAAATCCACAAAATTTTCTTTTTAGCAATTTAAATAATGATATTTTAATGTCATTAAAAAAGATAAATTTAAATATAAATTTAGAAAAAATAAATAGAATAATAGATGAAATTGAAATTATAAGCTCTGATAGAAAAGAATTTTATAAGAAAGTCATAAAAGAGAGAAAAGAAATAATTCTAGATGTTGCATATGAAAAATATCTATCTAATGCAAAAAATATTTATGACGATGAAAAATCATTATTTATATCAAAAGAAATTATGAAAAAATCAAAAATATAA